From Amycolatopsis sp. cg9, one genomic window encodes:
- a CDS encoding fumarate reductase/succinate dehydrogenase flavoprotein subunit, which translates to MTEVERHSYDVVVIGAGGAGLRAVIEARERGFRVAVVCKSLFGKAHTVMAEGGCAASMGNANSNDNWQVHFRDTMRGGKFLNNWRMAELHAKEAPDRVWELETYGALFDRTADGRISQRNFGGHTYPRLAHVGDRTGLELIRTMQQKIVSLQQEDFAETGDYEAKIKVFAECTVTELLTTDGKIAGAFGYWRESGRFILFEAPAVVLATGGIGKSFKVTSNSWEYTGDGHALALRAGAKLINMEFVQFHPTGMVWPPSVKGILVTEGVRGDGGVLKNSDGKRFMFEYVPDVFKGQYAESEDEADRWYTDQESNRRTPDLLPRDEVARAINSEVKENRGSPHGGVFLDIASRLPAEEIKKRLPSMYHQFKELADVDITAEPMEVGPTCHYVMGGIEVDPDTAGASVPGLFAAGECSGGMHGSNRLGGNSLSDLLVFGRRAGLGAAEYVDGLGTRPAVAQSDVDAAAKMALAPFDPPAGASAENPYTLHTELQQSMNDLVGIIRKAGEIEQALVKLSELRERILHVTVEGHRQFNPGWHLAIDLRNMLMVSECVAKAALTRTESRGGHTRDDFPGMDAEWRHKLLVCSATAGDNPVVPDIGVEVKEQVPLRQDLLELFEFGELGKYYTDDELEAHPGSKA; encoded by the coding sequence ATGACCGAGGTCGAACGGCACAGCTACGACGTGGTGGTGATCGGTGCCGGTGGCGCCGGTCTGCGCGCCGTGATCGAAGCTCGCGAGCGCGGTTTCCGCGTCGCCGTCGTGTGCAAGTCCCTGTTCGGCAAGGCGCACACGGTGATGGCCGAGGGCGGGTGCGCGGCGTCGATGGGCAACGCGAACTCGAACGACAACTGGCAGGTCCACTTCCGCGACACCATGCGCGGCGGGAAGTTCCTCAACAACTGGCGGATGGCCGAGCTGCACGCCAAGGAGGCGCCGGACCGCGTCTGGGAGCTGGAGACCTACGGCGCCCTGTTCGACCGCACCGCGGACGGGCGGATCAGCCAGCGCAACTTCGGCGGGCACACCTACCCGCGGCTCGCGCACGTCGGTGACCGCACCGGCCTCGAGCTGATCCGCACGATGCAGCAGAAGATCGTTTCGCTGCAGCAGGAGGACTTCGCCGAGACCGGGGACTACGAGGCGAAGATCAAGGTCTTCGCCGAGTGCACGGTCACCGAGCTGCTCACCACCGACGGCAAGATCGCCGGCGCGTTCGGCTACTGGCGCGAGAGCGGCCGGTTCATCCTGTTCGAGGCGCCCGCGGTCGTGCTCGCCACCGGCGGCATCGGCAAGTCGTTCAAGGTGACGTCGAACTCTTGGGAGTACACCGGCGACGGCCACGCGCTGGCCCTGCGCGCGGGCGCGAAGCTGATCAACATGGAGTTCGTCCAGTTCCACCCGACCGGGATGGTCTGGCCGCCGAGCGTCAAGGGCATCCTCGTCACCGAGGGCGTGCGCGGGGACGGCGGCGTGCTCAAGAACTCCGACGGCAAGCGGTTCATGTTCGAGTACGTGCCCGACGTCTTCAAGGGCCAGTACGCGGAGAGCGAAGACGAAGCCGACCGCTGGTACACCGACCAGGAGAGCAACCGCCGCACGCCGGACCTGCTGCCCCGCGACGAGGTCGCGCGCGCGATCAACTCCGAGGTCAAGGAGAACCGCGGGTCCCCGCACGGCGGCGTCTTCCTCGACATCGCGAGCCGGCTGCCGGCCGAGGAGATCAAGAAGCGGCTGCCGTCGATGTACCACCAGTTCAAGGAACTCGCGGACGTCGACATCACGGCCGAGCCGATGGAGGTCGGCCCGACCTGCCACTACGTCATGGGCGGCATCGAGGTCGACCCGGACACGGCCGGCGCGAGCGTGCCCGGCCTGTTCGCCGCCGGCGAGTGCTCGGGCGGCATGCACGGGTCCAACCGGCTCGGCGGCAACTCGCTGTCGGACCTGCTGGTGTTCGGCCGCCGCGCGGGGCTCGGCGCCGCCGAGTACGTCGACGGCCTCGGTACCCGGCCGGCCGTCGCACAGTCCGATGTGGACGCCGCGGCGAAGATGGCGCTCGCGCCGTTCGACCCGCCCGCGGGTGCGTCGGCCGAGAACCCGTACACCCTGCACACCGAGCTGCAGCAGTCGATGAACGACCTCGTCGGCATCATCCGCAAGGCCGGCGAGATCGAGCAGGCACTGGTGAAGCTCTCGGAGCTGCGGGAGCGGATCCTGCACGTCACCGTGGAGGGGCACCGGCAATTCAACCCGGGCTGGCACCTCGCGATCGACCTGCGCAACATGCTGATGGTCAGCGAGTGCGTCGCGAAGGCCGCGCTGACGCGGACCGAAAGCCGCGGCGGGCACACGCGCGACGACTTCCCGGGCATGGACGCCGAGTGGCGGCACAAGCTGCTGGTGTGCTCGGCGACGGCGGGGGACAACCCGGTCGTCCCGGACATCGGCGTCGAGGTGAAGGAGCAGGTGCCGCTGCGGCAGGACCTGCTGGAGCTGTTCGAATTCGGCGAACTCGGGAAGTACTACACCGACGACGAGCTCGAAGCGCACCCCGGGAGCAAAGCATGA
- a CDS encoding succinate dehydrogenase/fumarate reductase iron-sulfur subunit translates to MSYKASFRVWRGDDTGGALQDFTVEVNEGEVVLDIIHRLQATQASDLAVRWNCKAGKCGSCSAEINGKPRLLCMTRMSTFTEDEVITVTPMRTFPVIRDLVTDVSFNYTKAREIPSFTPPADLKPGEYRMQQVDVERSQEFRKCIECFLCQNTCHVVRDHEENKESFAGPRYLMRIAELEMHPLDVADRRDAAQEEHGLGYCNITKCCSEVCPEGIHITDNALIPMKERVADRKYDPIVWLGNKLFRRDK, encoded by the coding sequence ATGAGCTACAAGGCGAGTTTCCGGGTCTGGCGCGGCGACGACACCGGCGGCGCGCTGCAGGACTTCACGGTGGAGGTGAACGAGGGCGAGGTCGTCCTCGACATCATCCACCGGCTGCAGGCCACCCAGGCGTCGGACCTCGCGGTGCGCTGGAACTGCAAGGCGGGCAAGTGCGGCTCGTGCTCGGCGGAGATCAACGGCAAGCCGCGCCTGCTGTGCATGACGCGGATGTCGACGTTCACCGAGGACGAGGTCATCACCGTGACGCCGATGCGGACGTTCCCGGTGATCCGCGACCTGGTCACCGACGTGTCCTTCAACTACACGAAGGCGCGCGAGATCCCGTCGTTCACCCCGCCCGCGGACCTCAAGCCCGGTGAGTACCGGATGCAGCAGGTGGACGTCGAGCGCTCGCAGGAGTTCCGGAAGTGCATCGAGTGCTTCCTGTGCCAGAACACCTGCCACGTCGTGCGCGACCACGAGGAGAACAAGGAGTCCTTCGCCGGGCCGCGGTACCTGATGCGGATCGCCGAGCTGGAGATGCACCCGCTCGACGTCGCGGACCGGCGGGACGCGGCGCAGGAAGAGCACGGCCTCGGCTACTGCAACATCACCAAGTGCTGCAGCGAGGTGTGCCCGGAAGGCATCCACATCACCGACAACGCGCTCATCCCGATGAAGGAGCGCGTCGCGGACCGCAAGTACGACCCGATCGTCTGGCTCGGCAACAAGCTGTTCCGCCGCGACAAATGA
- a CDS encoding amidohydrolase family protein yields the protein MTLLAGALVFDPETGDAARADVRLDGARIAEVGPGLDGDGRVDCSGGLLIPGLIDCHVHVAFPRPEPLPRSARILEAVPVLRGLLARGITTVRDAWGADAGVKHALREGWITGPDLLVSLRQLSPTGGLGDSWDPPAGTVDNFGDPSLPDPVFDGPDAARAAVRRMVRAGADWIKVGASGAMRAVREGVDVRPTDDELVALVDEARRCGRDVLAHAHTPASVVSAARAGARSIEHGTFLDDDAVAALAHAWYVPTLSPISDSEFAGTHRRSVRLAVEAGIPIAAGSDLAPRPHVDLTTELRLLAAVLGNAAALKAATSEAARLLRLADDRGRLAVGLRADVVLLDGTDLDVTDLPGRIRAVWHDGKRVGQVSCPGRS from the coding sequence GTGACGCTGCTCGCCGGGGCGCTCGTCTTCGACCCGGAGACCGGGGACGCGGCGCGGGCGGACGTCCGGCTGGACGGCGCCCGGATCGCCGAGGTCGGCCCCGGCCTCGACGGCGACGGGCGTGTCGACTGCTCGGGCGGGCTGCTGATCCCCGGGCTCATCGACTGCCACGTGCACGTCGCCTTCCCGCGGCCCGAGCCGTTGCCGCGCAGCGCGCGGATCCTCGAAGCCGTGCCGGTGCTGCGCGGCTTGCTGGCGCGCGGGATCACCACCGTGCGGGACGCCTGGGGCGCCGACGCCGGGGTCAAGCACGCGCTGCGCGAAGGCTGGATCACCGGGCCCGACCTGCTCGTCAGCCTCCGCCAGCTGTCGCCGACCGGCGGGCTCGGCGACAGCTGGGACCCGCCCGCGGGCACCGTCGACAACTTCGGCGACCCGTCGCTGCCGGACCCGGTGTTCGACGGGCCCGATGCGGCGCGCGCGGCCGTCCGCCGGATGGTGCGCGCGGGCGCCGACTGGATCAAAGTCGGCGCCAGCGGCGCCATGCGGGCCGTGCGCGAAGGCGTGGACGTCCGGCCGACCGACGACGAGCTCGTCGCCCTGGTCGACGAAGCCCGCCGCTGCGGCCGGGACGTCCTGGCCCACGCGCACACCCCCGCGTCGGTCGTCTCGGCCGCGCGCGCCGGTGCCCGCAGCATCGAGCACGGCACGTTCCTCGACGACGACGCCGTGGCCGCGCTGGCGCACGCCTGGTACGTCCCGACGCTCTCGCCGATCAGCGACAGCGAGTTCGCCGGGACGCACCGACGTTCGGTCCGCCTCGCGGTGGAAGCGGGCATCCCGATCGCCGCCGGCTCGGACCTGGCCCCGCGTCCCCATGTCGACTTGACGACCGAGCTGCGCCTGCTGGCCGCCGTGCTCGGCAACGCGGCCGCCCTGAAGGCGGCCACCTCCGAGGCCGCCCGTCTGCTGCGGCTGGCGGACGACCGGGGCCGGCTCGCGGTGGGGTTGCGTGCCGACGTGGTGCTGCTCGACGGGACGGACCTGGACGTGACCGACCTGCCGGGCCGGATCCGGGCGGTCTGGCACGACGGGAAACGGGTCGGCCAGGTGTCGTGTCCGGGGAGGTCGTGA
- a CDS encoding helix-turn-helix domain-containing protein: protein MTEKSTVRTREMGVELKTQREARQMSLREVARRAHWSASKVSGWENGRRISPIDAAIYLAHCGTDATERDRLLHLTRPPSDLYWVRPFFDKFVDPAKSLIIQENLATAVISNSPLALPGMLQTEDYVRSVYELSGRYTTDRLKALVQARIDRQQLLQRRNPPQCLYFVYEHTLRSVLRDPALMHEQLQYLVLATNLPHCTIRVIPASAPPYHLIGSRFTILEFAEHPPVAYEETFAAGLFIDERVAVEAFYVLRTRLEQVALSEHESRAFLVRLAEEFDVMTN from the coding sequence ATGACCGAAAAGAGCACGGTGCGCACCCGGGAGATGGGTGTCGAGCTGAAAACCCAGCGCGAAGCGAGACAAATGTCGCTGCGCGAAGTCGCCCGGCGCGCCCACTGGTCGGCGTCGAAGGTGTCCGGCTGGGAGAACGGCCGCCGGATCTCGCCGATCGACGCGGCGATCTACCTCGCGCACTGCGGAACCGACGCCACCGAACGCGACCGGCTGCTGCACCTGACCCGGCCGCCGAGCGACCTGTACTGGGTGCGGCCGTTCTTCGACAAGTTCGTCGACCCGGCGAAGTCGCTGATCATCCAGGAAAACCTGGCGACCGCGGTGATCTCGAACAGCCCGCTGGCCCTGCCGGGCATGCTCCAGACCGAAGACTACGTGCGCTCCGTCTACGAGCTGTCCGGCCGCTACACCACGGATCGGCTGAAGGCACTCGTCCAGGCGAGGATCGACCGGCAGCAGCTGCTGCAACGCCGGAACCCGCCGCAGTGCCTCTACTTCGTCTACGAGCACACCCTGAGGTCGGTCCTGCGCGACCCGGCGCTGATGCACGAACAGCTGCAATACCTGGTCCTGGCCACCAACCTCCCGCACTGCACCATCCGCGTCATCCCCGCCTCCGCACCCCCGTACCACCTGATCGGCAGCCGTTTCACGATCCTCGAGTTCGCCGAACACCCACCGGTGGCCTACGAAGAAACCTTCGCGGCCGGCCTGTTCATCGACGAACGCGTGGCGGTGGAAGCCTTCTACGTCCTCCGCACCCGGCTGGAACAGGTGGCCCTGTCGGAACACGAGTCCCGGGCGTTCCTCGTCCGGCTGGCCGAGGAGTTCGACGTCATGACGAACTGA
- a CDS encoding YoaK family protein, which yields MAEPKPRDLAALLLALTVVTGVVDAVSFLGLGRVFVANMTGNVVFLGFAAAGETTLSVLASLTAVLAFLAGALAGGRLARTGDDYATLRRATGVQAGLIAVAVALSATVGSGTRAGSELLIVVLGLAMGLQNAAVRRIGAPDLTTTVLTMTLTGFAADSKAAGGAGSHPLRKVAAVAAMLGGAFAGGVLQLHVAMWAALTLALVLVLAVAAVLATGASRARGRRRPADAGP from the coding sequence ATGGCTGAACCGAAACCGCGGGACCTGGCCGCGCTGCTGCTGGCCCTCACCGTCGTCACCGGCGTGGTCGACGCCGTCAGCTTCCTCGGGCTCGGGCGGGTCTTCGTGGCCAACATGACCGGGAACGTCGTCTTCCTCGGCTTCGCCGCGGCGGGGGAGACGACGCTGTCCGTGCTCGCCTCGCTGACGGCGGTGCTGGCGTTCCTGGCCGGCGCCCTCGCCGGCGGGCGGCTGGCCCGGACCGGGGACGACTACGCGACCCTTCGCCGGGCGACCGGGGTCCAGGCGGGGCTGATCGCGGTGGCCGTCGCGCTGTCGGCGACGGTCGGGAGCGGCACGCGGGCGGGCAGCGAGCTGCTCATCGTCGTGCTCGGGCTGGCGATGGGGCTGCAGAACGCGGCGGTCCGCCGGATCGGCGCGCCCGACCTGACGACGACGGTGCTGACGATGACGCTGACCGGCTTCGCGGCCGACTCGAAGGCCGCCGGCGGGGCGGGGTCGCACCCGCTGCGGAAGGTCGCCGCCGTGGCGGCGATGCTCGGGGGCGCGTTCGCCGGTGGCGTGCTCCAGCTCCACGTCGCCATGTGGGCCGCGCTGACGCTGGCACTGGTGCTCGTGCTGGCCGTGGCGGCGGTGCTGGCCACCGGCGCTAGCCGAGCGCGCGGCCGCCGTCGACCAGCAGACGCTGGCCCGTGA
- a CDS encoding SDR family NAD(P)-dependent oxidoreductase: MGVALVTGSSRGLGRTIARRLARDGFAVAVNGRHDDPDLKAAAEEVLAEGGRAAAFAADVTDRREVGELVDAVTALLGPVSVLVVNATGPQPDVFLSDVDWPEHLGHLDFFVRSPVLLGHAVLPGMRARGYGRIVHIDSEVADRPPPGRSAYATAKAAQVGLARSWARELAPDGITVNSVAPGFVPVERHADVPEAERAAYLAGVPMGRLGTPDDVAAAVSFFASEGAGFITGQRLLVDGGRALG; this comes from the coding sequence ATGGGTGTCGCACTGGTGACCGGAAGCTCCCGAGGCCTGGGCCGCACGATCGCCCGGCGCCTGGCCCGCGACGGCTTCGCCGTGGCGGTGAACGGCCGGCACGACGATCCCGACCTCAAGGCCGCCGCGGAGGAGGTCCTCGCCGAGGGCGGCCGGGCCGCGGCCTTCGCCGCCGACGTGACCGACCGGCGCGAGGTGGGCGAGCTCGTCGACGCGGTGACGGCGTTGCTGGGCCCGGTGAGCGTCCTGGTCGTCAACGCGACGGGCCCGCAGCCGGACGTCTTCCTGTCCGATGTGGACTGGCCGGAGCACCTGGGGCACCTGGACTTCTTCGTGCGGTCGCCGGTGCTGCTGGGCCACGCGGTGCTCCCGGGCATGCGCGCCCGCGGGTACGGCCGGATCGTCCACATCGATTCGGAGGTGGCGGACCGCCCGCCACCCGGCCGGTCGGCGTACGCGACGGCCAAGGCGGCCCAGGTCGGCCTGGCCCGGTCGTGGGCCCGCGAGCTGGCCCCGGACGGCATCACGGTCAACTCGGTGGCCCCCGGCTTCGTCCCGGTGGAGCGCCACGCGGACGTCCCGGAAGCCGAGCGCGCGGCCTACCTGGCCGGCGTCCCGATGGGCCGGCTGGGCACCCCCGACGACGTGGCCGCCGCGGTGAGCTTCTTCGCGTCGGAGGGAGCGGGCTTCATCACGGGCCAGCGTCTGCTGGTCGACGGCGGCCGCGCGCTCGGCTAG
- a CDS encoding amino acid ABC transporter permease, which produces MSNVLFDVPGPKARLRYRTYAVVGTLVVVAFIAYIGWRFYDSGQFTARKWEWLQYAQVQRDLGNAVLQTLEAFAAAAVLALVFGAIFAAGRLSDHAWIRRIAGFVVEFFRAIPALILMFLFYFGLPTLGVPMTPFLGVVFGLTLYNGSVLAEVFRAGIQSLPKGQSEAAYALGMRKTQVMFLVLLPQAIRAMLPTIISQLVVLLKDTALGFIITFQELLYYARYIGSQGTFGRPIVPSTIVATAIYVVMCLLLTALATYLERRNRRNKKVIGGTGGKVEQIALGSAAGGGTV; this is translated from the coding sequence ATGAGCAACGTCCTGTTCGACGTCCCGGGCCCGAAGGCCCGGCTGCGGTACCGCACCTACGCGGTCGTCGGCACCCTCGTGGTCGTCGCGTTCATCGCCTACATCGGGTGGCGGTTCTACGACAGCGGCCAGTTCACCGCCCGCAAGTGGGAGTGGCTGCAGTACGCGCAGGTCCAGCGCGACCTCGGCAACGCCGTGCTCCAGACGCTCGAGGCGTTCGCGGCCGCGGCCGTGCTGGCCCTGGTCTTCGGTGCGATCTTCGCGGCCGGGCGGCTGTCCGACCACGCGTGGATCCGCCGGATCGCCGGGTTCGTCGTGGAGTTCTTCCGCGCCATCCCGGCCCTGATCCTGATGTTCCTGTTCTACTTCGGCCTGCCGACGCTGGGCGTGCCGATGACGCCGTTCCTCGGCGTGGTGTTCGGCCTGACGCTCTACAACGGCTCGGTGCTGGCGGAGGTCTTCCGCGCGGGCATCCAGTCGCTGCCGAAGGGGCAGAGCGAAGCCGCGTACGCGCTGGGCATGCGCAAGACCCAGGTGATGTTCCTGGTCCTGCTGCCGCAGGCGATCCGGGCGATGCTGCCGACCATCATCAGCCAGCTCGTCGTGCTGCTGAAGGACACCGCGCTCGGCTTCATCATCACGTTCCAGGAGCTGCTGTACTACGCGCGGTACATCGGTTCGCAGGGCACGTTCGGGCGGCCGATCGTGCCGTCCACGATCGTGGCGACCGCCATCTACGTCGTGATGTGCCTGCTGCTGACGGCGCTGGCGACGTACCTGGAGCGGCGCAACCGGCGCAACAAGAAGGTCATCGGCGGGACGGGCGGCAAGGTCGAGCAGATCGCGCTCGGCTCGGCCGCCGGCGGTGGCACGGTCTGA
- a CDS encoding amino acid ABC transporter permease — MDVLFNNLDLFGPFFLRTIELFVLSAVGSLVWGTILAMLRVSPVPVFRAVGTAYVTIARNTPLTLVFAFFVFAYPLLDIVKVDYFPAAVIALTVYTSAFICEVVRSGINTVPVGQAEAGRALGLTFGQILGQVVLPQALRSVVPPLISTLIALLKNTTIAAGFSVAEAGAIRSYLSERGENQLVGLLWVALGFIILVTVLSFVQRSLEKRWSVAR; from the coding sequence ATGGACGTCCTCTTCAACAACCTGGACCTGTTCGGTCCGTTCTTCCTCCGCACGATCGAACTGTTCGTGCTCTCGGCCGTCGGCAGCCTGGTCTGGGGCACGATCCTGGCCATGCTGCGGGTGAGCCCGGTACCCGTCTTCCGCGCCGTCGGCACGGCGTACGTGACGATCGCCCGGAACACCCCGCTCACGCTGGTCTTCGCGTTCTTCGTGTTCGCCTACCCGCTGCTCGACATCGTCAAGGTCGACTACTTCCCGGCCGCCGTGATCGCGCTGACCGTCTACACCTCGGCGTTCATCTGCGAGGTCGTGCGCTCGGGCATCAACACCGTGCCGGTCGGCCAGGCCGAGGCGGGCCGGGCGCTGGGGCTGACCTTCGGCCAGATCCTCGGCCAGGTCGTGCTGCCGCAGGCGCTGCGCTCGGTCGTCCCGCCGCTGATCAGCACCCTGATCGCGCTGCTGAAGAACACCACCATCGCCGCCGGTTTCTCCGTCGCGGAGGCCGGCGCGATCCGCTCGTACCTGTCCGAACGCGGGGAGAACCAGCTGGTCGGCCTGCTGTGGGTCGCGCTCGGCTTCATCATCCTGGTCACCGTGCTGTCGTTCGTCCAACGCAGCCTGGAGAAGCGCTGGAGCGTGGCCCGATGA
- a CDS encoding glutamate ABC transporter substrate-binding protein, whose product MRIRTLAVGVLVGGLTLTTLTACGKEGTPSTPGAGDQSGSSAAALPTYPVATGVDLAGSPVFAKMKSAGALTVGAKDDQPGLGQKDPTTGKFGGFDIEIAKLVSAGLGFDPEKITFRTVDSGAREQTIANGDVNYYVGTYSITDKRKALVSFAGPYFVAGQDLLVRKDDSSITGKDTLKGKKVCSVTGSTPIQKIRSENLTEPGNIVEFQKYSQCVEKLLSKDVDAVTTDDAILKGYAAQDPDNLKVVGQTFSTEKYGIGLNKDDKVLRDKVNEILQKALDDGTWDKIYAATLGKSGSAAKKPTLEKY is encoded by the coding sequence ATGAGGATCCGCACCCTCGCGGTGGGAGTGCTCGTCGGTGGCCTGACGCTGACCACCCTGACCGCCTGCGGCAAGGAAGGCACGCCGAGCACCCCGGGTGCCGGCGACCAGAGCGGTTCGAGCGCCGCCGCGCTGCCGACCTACCCGGTCGCGACCGGCGTCGACCTGGCCGGCTCCCCGGTGTTCGCCAAGATGAAGTCGGCGGGCGCGCTGACCGTCGGCGCCAAGGACGACCAGCCCGGCCTGGGCCAGAAGGACCCGACGACCGGCAAGTTCGGCGGCTTCGACATCGAGATCGCGAAGCTCGTCTCGGCCGGCCTCGGCTTCGACCCGGAGAAGATCACCTTCCGCACGGTCGACTCGGGTGCCCGTGAGCAGACGATCGCGAACGGCGACGTGAACTACTACGTCGGCACCTACTCGATCACCGACAAGCGCAAGGCGCTCGTCTCCTTCGCCGGCCCGTACTTCGTCGCCGGCCAGGACCTGCTGGTGCGCAAGGACGACTCCTCGATCACCGGCAAGGACACCCTCAAGGGCAAGAAGGTCTGCTCGGTCACCGGCTCGACCCCGATCCAGAAGATCCGCTCGGAGAACCTGACCGAGCCGGGCAACATCGTCGAGTTCCAGAAGTACTCGCAGTGCGTCGAGAAGCTGCTGTCGAAGGACGTCGACGCGGTCACGACCGACGACGCGATCCTCAAGGGCTACGCGGCCCAGGACCCGGACAACCTGAAGGTCGTCGGCCAGACGTTCTCCACCGAGAAGTACGGCATCGGCCTGAACAAGGACGACAAGGTCCTGCGCGACAAGGTCAACGAGATCCTGCAGAAGGCGCTGGACGACGGCACCTGGGACAAGATCTACGCCGCGACGCTCGGCAAGTCGGGTTCGGCCGCCAAGAAGCCGACCCTCGAGAAGTACTGA
- a CDS encoding amino acid ABC transporter ATP-binding protein — MIKASAVNKYFGDLHVLREITLEVPRGQVVVVLGPSGSGKSTLCRAINRLEPINSGEIAVDGVPLPAEGKALAALRADVGMVFQSFNLFAHKTIVENVMLAPVKVRKTSQAEARKTAMELLERVGIANQADKYPAQLSGGQQQRVAIARALAMRPKVMLFDEPTSALDPEMVQEVLDVMTGLAKDGMTMLVVTHEMGFARRAADRVIFMADGEIVEDTTPEEFFTAPKSERAKDFLGKILTH, encoded by the coding sequence ATGATCAAGGCGTCCGCCGTGAACAAGTACTTCGGCGACCTGCACGTGCTCAGGGAGATCACGCTCGAGGTGCCCCGCGGCCAGGTCGTCGTGGTGCTGGGCCCCTCGGGGTCGGGCAAGTCGACCCTCTGCCGGGCCATCAACCGGCTGGAGCCGATCAACTCGGGCGAGATCGCCGTCGACGGCGTCCCGCTGCCGGCCGAGGGCAAGGCGCTGGCCGCCCTGCGCGCCGACGTCGGCATGGTGTTCCAGTCGTTCAACCTGTTCGCGCACAAGACCATCGTCGAGAACGTCATGCTCGCGCCGGTGAAGGTCCGCAAGACGTCGCAGGCCGAAGCGCGCAAGACGGCGATGGAGCTGCTGGAGCGCGTCGGCATCGCCAACCAGGCCGACAAGTACCCGGCGCAGCTCTCGGGCGGCCAGCAGCAGCGCGTCGCCATCGCGCGGGCGCTGGCGATGCGGCCCAAGGTCATGCTGTTCGACGAGCCGACCTCGGCGCTGGACCCGGAGATGGTCCAGGAGGTCCTCGACGTGATGACGGGCCTGGCCAAGGACGGCATGACGATGCTCGTCGTCACCCACGAGATGGGCTTCGCCCGGCGGGCAGCCGATCGGGTGATCTTCATGGCCGACGGCGAGATCGTCGAGGACACGACGCCCGAGGAGTTCTTCACCGCGCCCAAGAGCGAGCGCGCGAAGGACTTCCTCGGCAAGATCCTGACCCACTGA
- a CDS encoding response regulator transcription factor, whose translation MRVLLVEDDDRVAGALIPALTRRGLAIARLATGAGVLERVQEVDVVLLDLGLPDIDGVTLCHQIRAVSDVAIIVVSARGEVDDRIKGLRAGADDYLVKPYDVEELLARVEAVRRRRGEHATAEPVVIRVGDVTVDVSRHEVLVDGRAVALSRKEFQVLALVAGARGAVCSREHVLTEVWGHRGPAESRSLDVHVATLRTKLGRPALIETVRGVGYRLGGQVDRS comes from the coding sequence GTGCGGGTGCTGCTGGTGGAGGACGACGACCGGGTCGCGGGCGCGCTGATCCCGGCGCTGACCCGCCGCGGCCTGGCGATCGCCCGCCTGGCCACCGGCGCCGGCGTGCTCGAGCGGGTGCAGGAAGTCGACGTCGTCCTGCTCGACCTCGGCCTGCCGGACATCGACGGCGTCACGCTGTGCCACCAGATCCGCGCGGTCAGCGACGTCGCGATCATCGTCGTGTCGGCGCGCGGCGAGGTCGACGACCGGATCAAGGGCCTGCGCGCGGGTGCCGACGACTACCTGGTCAAGCCCTACGACGTCGAGGAGCTGCTCGCCCGGGTCGAGGCGGTGCGCCGCCGCCGCGGCGAGCACGCCACGGCCGAGCCGGTGGTGATCCGGGTCGGGGACGTCACCGTCGACGTGTCCCGGCACGAGGTGCTGGTCGACGGGCGCGCGGTCGCGTTGTCCCGCAAGGAGTTCCAGGTGCTCGCGCTGGTCGCGGGCGCGCGCGGCGCGGTCTGCTCGCGCGAGCACGTGCTCACCGAGGTGTGGGGCCACCGCGGTCCGGCGGAGAGCCGCTCGCTGGACGTCCACGTCGCCACGCTGCGGACGAAGCTGGGCCGCCCGGCGCTGATCGAGACGGTCCGCGGGGTCGGCTACCGGCTCGGCGGCCAGGTCGACCGGAGCTGA